One genomic region from Strix aluco isolate bStrAlu1 chromosome 25, bStrAlu1.hap1, whole genome shotgun sequence encodes:
- the BCL2L15 gene encoding bcl-2-like protein 15 isoform X2 yields the protein MATFEEQTACVVEALFSDLLGEDESECRSLETDSGEPLRSAGEHPTTFDPTVIASRLRQMGDRCNMDFERVSSEALAEVLKGKMEKFAAAVDSLSRRWSDQNPELAYEKAFLSVAVKLVMHVTEKVPALLRPNQLIEVINGNSRVRNYIEACGGWENLDS from the exons ATGGCGACCTTCGAGGAGCAGACGGCCTGCGTGGTGGAAGCTTTGTTCTCTGACCTCCTGGGCGAGGACGAGAGCGAGTGCCGGAGCCTGGAGACAGACTCGGGAG AGCCCCTGCGGTCTGCGGGGGAGCACCCGACCACGTTTGACCCGACTGTGATCGCCAGTCGCCTGCGGCAGATGGGGGACCGGTGCAACATGGATTTTGAAAGGGTTTCCTCTGAGGCTCTTGCTGAAGTGCTCAAGGGAAAG ATGGAGAAGTTTGCGGCTGCCGTGGACTCTCTCAGCAGGAGGTGGAGTGACCAGAACCCCGAGCTGGCCTACGAGAAAGCTTTTCTCAGTGTGGCTGTGAAATTGGTGATGCACGTTACCGAGAAagtcccagctctgctgcgtCCCAACCAACTCATAGAAGTGATCAATGGAAATTCTCGAGTGAGAAACTACATCGAGGCCTGCGGCGGATGG gAGAACTTGGACAGTTGA
- the BCL2L15 gene encoding bcl-2-like protein 15 isoform X1, with product MAEWCFLGTLVSHLLTCPLRGLPSADLQGPEAVTAVVSWGCPGGVLGVFWGCSLSPPVTRRAKALALLSAPEPLRSAGEHPTTFDPTVIASRLRQMGDRCNMDFERVSSEALAEVLKGKMEKFAAAVDSLSRRWSDQNPELAYEKAFLSVAVKLVMHVTEKVPALLRPNQLIEVINGNSRVRNYIEACGGWENLDS from the exons ATGGCCGAATGGTGTTTCTTAGGGACTTTGGTTTCACATCTCCTAACGTGCCCTCTCAGAGGTCTACCCAGTGCTGACCTCCAAGGGCCTGAGGCAGTAACAGCTGTAGTGTcctgggggtgtcctgggggtgtcctgggggtgtTCTGGGGGTGTTCTCTTTCTCCACCTGTCACGCGTCGTGCTAAAGCCCTCGCCCTGCTCTCTGCTCCAGAGCCCCTGCGGTCTGCGGGGGAGCACCCGACCACGTTTGACCCGACTGTGATCGCCAGTCGCCTGCGGCAGATGGGGGACCGGTGCAACATGGATTTTGAAAGGGTTTCCTCTGAGGCTCTTGCTGAAGTGCTCAAGGGAAAG ATGGAGAAGTTTGCGGCTGCCGTGGACTCTCTCAGCAGGAGGTGGAGTGACCAGAACCCCGAGCTGGCCTACGAGAAAGCTTTTCTCAGTGTGGCTGTGAAATTGGTGATGCACGTTACCGAGAAagtcccagctctgctgcgtCCCAACCAACTCATAGAAGTGATCAATGGAAATTCTCGAGTGAGAAACTACATCGAGGCCTGCGGCGGATGG gAGAACTTGGACAGTTGA